The region TGTTGTTCTCTCATTAAATCTATCCAAGATTCTATGCTTCGCTTGGAAAGCACCCATCCCACCCCCACCCATTCTCCATTTGCTTATAAGGCGGGGATGAGGGCAGACCTCAGATAGGATAATATCATATTAAGATATAGAATCAAAGACGCATATTTGAGAATACAGGAGAATCAAGTTTCATAACTGGAAGGGTGAGAaggtcaagatcaagatcaaaacTAAAGAAACATATATAGTATCCAGGTATCAAAAATTGAGTATGttagttgtatgatattgggcatTTTATATGTTGCTACTATGAAACTGATTACAATAATATTTCTTTTTTGGGTATAAAGATGtataatcatcatcatcatcatcaaagaAAGAACATCCATTCTACATCAAGAATGTCAATTACACCAGATAGACATTTGTTTCTGCAAGGTGAGGGCGATTCGGGGCTTGTTTTATCAACAGATGCTAAACCTAGACTCAAATGGACACCAGACCTCCATGAACGCTTCATAGAAGCTGTCAACCAGCTTGGAGGAGCAGATAGTAAGCACAATATTCCTTaaatttttggttaaaaaaaatacaaaatgaaaTGAAAAAAGAAGCTTATTGAGTCTTTTCCTATATTTTGTTAGAGGCTACTCCAAAATCAGTTTTGAAGCTAATGGGAATTCAAGGGCTTACTTTATACCACTTAAAGAGTCATCTCCAGGTACAACACATATCAAGAACACTTCCTTTTATTACAATCATATATAACATGCTTTGCAATAATTTAAAGTAATTAGCTTTTTTGATTGGCAGAAGTACAGGCTCAGTAAAAATCAATATCGGCAAACTAATAACAGTGGTGGCACAAATAAAGTTGGTAAGAAATCCAAGAATGCATTTTATGATGTTTTGTGACAATTTGTTAATAAACGCACATTTAatcataaatgaaaattttggttgtagATATTGTCACACCAGTAGGAGATGCCATTGGTGAAACAAATGGACCccacatgagcagttcaagtgTTTGCCCTCAAACATACAAGTAAGAGACATCTATTCAGATGTACATGGAAAGGGAAGTGATTTGGACACAACACTGTTTATCCATAAACAACAATGCTATGCTTTTTATGCATACTCTAGAAACCTCGtaaaacataaattgttgtgtataaaTAGAAAGTGTTGTGTACAAATCACTTCCCAAAAACATTCTTTTTCCGAACAACGGTTTACCCCTCAAATACTTATTCTAATGATATAAATATCCGTTCAGAAACTTGCAGATAAGTGAAGCAATACAGATGCAAATTGAAGTTCAAAAAAGGCTACATGAGCAACTTGAGGTACAAAACCAGATTCTAAAATGTGCAAGCATTTATGGTTAGTTTGTTTTTTATTCATTTCAAAGTATGAACATATTCTTTTAATACAAAATAGGTACAGAGACATCTACAGCTACGAATAGAAGCACAAGGGAAATACTTACAAGCAGTTCTTGAAAAAGCACAAGAGACTCTTGGAAGGCAAAAGTTAGGTACAGCAGGACTAGAGGCTACAAAAGTTCAGCTATCTGAATTGGTCTCCAAAGTATCCACTCAGTGCCTAAATTCTGCATTTTCGGGAATTAAAGATTTGTCAATGCATAGACATCATCCAACAGATTATTCAATCGACAGTTCCTTGACTTACTATGAAGGACAACAAAATGAACAAGAGATGATGGGGTTGACCCCTTCAAAGTCAAAAAAGGTTGACAATGAGCCAGAAAATGCATGGTGTGAAGAAACGAAAAGAAACAAAAAGTTTGATCTGTCGATGAGTGTTGGAGGATTCAACAACAATGAATGGAACACTAGTAGAAGATACACCGACGAAAAATTCATGGATGGGGACGAGGAAGCCATTTTCATGGATCAAATCACAAAAACAAAGACAGATTCAGTGAGGCTAGAGAACATGGAGATGTCTCAAAAGTTTCAGTTGCCTTATTTTGAACAGAAACTTGACCTTAATGCCCATGATGAGAACGATGCAGCTTCAAGTCACAAGCAATTCGATCTGAATGGACTTAGTTGGTGATAACAAGGTTTAATTTTGAATGCAGAATCATTTTTCTCATTAATGCCAGTATCTTGCTAATCCTGAGTACCTGATAAGTGATATAATCAAAACAAATGGCAAGTAGTATCTCAATCGATGAGTACGCCAAGTAGAGATGGCAATGGAGCTGACCCGAATCCTCAATCCAATCCCTGCCTGGGAATATAAAATGCATCCCCATCCCCGTATCCAGTGGGAAACAGGATCCCAGTGGATAATCGGCGATTTTTCCCCCCATTAGATTTTCCATGGGAACTCAACAACCTGGAAAAAGGAGAGTTGGAAATGCATGCATTTTCCATCTTGTAAAAAGTACAAGTCTTGTTCTAAAATAATTGTTTGTAACGATGAAAATACCTATTAAATAGATCATTTTAGCTTCAAAATCGAAATGATTTTGACACCATGCCTTTCCATGACATATTGCGTATTTTTCATGCTGAACAAACGCATACAAAGATAAGCATCGTTACGTCAAAAGATCACAAGCTTAATCTTAACAAACCAATCAACTAATAATCTCAAGGGTGGTTAGCCACCAATCTAATCTTTTTTGGAGCAACTAATGGAATCAAGAATATAATAAGCATAGTTAACCAATCGAATAatcttcataaaacaaaacatcaAATTAATGGTGTTCTAATGTTCTTAACAAATAAAGTAGTAGAGTGAGATTTGAAGCCCTGACCAGGAATCAACGTATAAGTTTGCTGATGCACAAGAAAAGTAGATGAGAAACCTCCTCAAAACATAAAGTGAAATAAATGCATCGTCTCCCCTATGGTCAGacggatacatttctggtacagaGTAACAGCCGCTAAGAAACTCCAATTTGTCTAAATGTTCATCAACATTTGCTATGATCAGTAGCTAGATCTTACCGTTGGATGTCAAATGATTAGCTAGTGCAAATAACCAATTTTTCTAAGCACGGATCCTTTCATTTTTGAGCTCCTAGAAGTATATTAACCATTGATTGTGTGATAGCTCCtcaaatcactactagaaaataggtGTTTAATGAcatgcattgcgtgtcataaaaggTATAGATGCCAAGCAAATGTGTGTCATTAAAGTCTAGTCATAAATGAAGAAGGCATGCATTTTTTGTCATAAGTTTATGACACATATTTTCAACGTGCATTTACAACACACAATTTGCATGTCTTAATTTTtagtattttaaaaaattatatatttttatatatttactagttttCAACCTAAATGACCATTAATTTcttataatacaaaataaaatacatagATAGAAAAACAATCTAGTTCATACAACAACGTTATATGTCAAACAAGTTATCAAAAATATTTTAGACCACATATGTTAAATACTGACAAACATTTCAAAGTTAACAAAATATCGATTTTTGATGCAAAATATCACCTGAGAATAAAGGCTACAACAAAAGAGGACCATTTTTCACGAAATCCATCAAATGTAAATCAGTGTACTTAACTTTGTCATCCCTATAAGGAGGGAATAagatgtaaaagtgtgtgatatatagaaaaaaaattgtGAAAAAGTTGACAACATATATACCATCCATCAATTTGACAAATAGAAATATAATGATACTTTCATGCAATTTGTTTTTTATTAGAGCATTGTATTTTCAAATAAATGAATGTAAAGTGTTATTTCGTGCATGTAATGTAatgtcccattttcacaactaaaaatttcatttttactaATGTAGAACTTCACAATTATAAATCCACtttaagaaaaccatttattataaattacatttgTCGAAAATCAGTGTAATATAATACACACAGAATCCTCAATGCTGctaatgagtgtgtacagtcgggccattgccttcccacgatcaccgATAGAgcctgaaaacataaacaattgggtaaatacaaagcttagtgagtttccccaaaataccgcacatAATAGAACATATACAAGCATGCATACCGGGTCCACAATCATCAAACTGGATTACCCCGGGTATGTTTCCTCCCGTCTCAACCCAAACTCTCTTCCCGAGCCTCTGTGCCTACATCTTACAGTCGGTCTGCACATGGTCTCTTAGTCTACAACACATACAGGACCGCCTCGACCTCAACcgccacaatatgtcgacatataaacaaacaagagATCAAGTAGGCACATCAATACATGGAACTAtaaatcatacaactcactactgCCTACTCTACCCTTCACATCAAACTGCTCTGCTACCGGCAACTCTCCATGGAATGCATAACCACAAggaaccagaggtgagatagccacccgaacaaatgatcctactctagagccacaattaaacaaggaacatgcaagaaagcctagatcaagagttctcaacCAATACTACGTGGCTACGTACATCCTCTAGGGCATTCTACTAGATGATATTACTAGTACTCTAACTAGCATACCACTACTACTGCATCCTAACACACAAGGATGTATAAATCTAACAACTCAATACAACACAACATCCTATATATACAATGACAAATAACCAGATCTCCAAGGAATGCATAGTCATATGTATCTAGAGGTGGGATATACACCCGGACTGACGATCCTACTCTacagccacatccaaacaaggaacatgaaagaaagcctagatcaagagtacTCCTCAAtatatcctacatgactacatacatCCCCTAGGGCATCCTCCTACTAAATGATAATCAAAATGTATAATCTCatactgtcacaactagaaattttgtgtcttgtaatcaccacactcaagtaaaatgtagaatcaaaaacttgagagcatgtatgatgcttactctatgacaacaaaaaaatttcaatccaatacaccatacaagtactgcaaacagtcaacaagcaattggaaaccctagaagctcttgtttaggtccattttggactaggacttccttattggactcaatggaccaataagcttccaatttgactatcatgggcttagaacctttaaataggctctaattggacccacattcatttatttcaacattttgggccatattgggcctagaatgaaataaattaaatattatgaactatAATTagcctaaactagcccaacaaagtataaaaatcacacttatattttatagggccaacaatcatcaaacctaactctaatatgggattaggggcattaaagcccaatactctcctttttctttcaaaatctcggcccaaagccCAAATCCAAGGGTGAAGAGTTGACTATTGGAGTGCCACCTCACTTATACCTCACAtgcctccatgcatggaccaacatgtatCTAGAAGTGTCACTTCCACtccctctctcttcttctccttgctctcggccgaacacaacacccacacacactcacaaaaatttgTTCCACTCTCTCTaatatcttgaagaacatctcctccctccttcttcaaaaatttcgagaatcaagagcttttcaaggaggcttttcccacaaacacatcatctaaggtaagttgatgactaatccatgatctagctacttcatttcatcaaaaatctcttctaaatctattccaacttgtgatcatgcaccttagaagtcactaaactcgagatctaccaaggagacTTGGTAGGATCGAAATTTTCCccttttctctcttcaaaaccgaaactacaactcaaggtgagcttcataccccctatttttcggtttttataagttttgtgagggggggggggaatacaagcaaatgtgtagatctatgagtatatgtatgctttgtatgatttctatgtttatttacatgttcttatgtgattatggtgttgaaactagtcaaaaagtccttaaaatcgagatttgcattaggatgtatgaaacaagtgttaaacatattattacacacaaatcatttctagaaaaataaccaagttggttaatatgaactcactgggctaaaaatcccatttttggactcaaaatgttaaaaatataaggttaaagggcccaaaatgacaaaatacaaattctgatggacgaaatgagtcaaaacagtttcaataatgtatttttctggaaatattctctttgaaggattaaatgtgaaatttttaagcataatgggccaaaaatgaatttttcggcccaataaagcccaatacgcgagattttcaaattagaggggctgaaactgtgattttctgtaaaacaggggactactagtgctccaagtccatttcaagggttaaaaatgcttttcatatttaaaagggaccaaaaatgcaaaaaaatttctattttgggccaaaagtgtaaaaactgcgaaaataagggttttagccgagaaaaatttcatttgatggactaaaactgtttttcaaataactttgagctgaaaaataactattctacaagttttgatacaaaagtgtcaagaaaaatagtttgaggactaaaatagaaatttattttatacaaagggttaaatgtgtaaattatccaaaagagaggggctgcaataatgaaacatcctaatgttttagacaataaatccgacatgatgaaatactagcacctcgactatcggcgaattataatacaccttcaacaccaaaaatcgttatcaaacgaattgattcggtctcgaatcaataatgaatccgaaattactaacacgacgaaacttcaatacacacgcggaaaattcgggaagtcaatacacacgtgagaatacaccagacgtcgatacaccgtctttgggcccaaaagtttcaaatcgtgtttgttgggcctagctagccgaatgacatgatctttaggcccgaaggaaactcgcttacatgtagttgggtcttatatgacctaatttcgtgtaaaaggacttttacaggctttgtgctgttggaccccaagggccctctggtgctgctagtaaagtcgagaattcaccaaatgcgagtcgggctaagggcccttcgcattcacgatagccttgaacgacttacggaaaatatcggggcttcgcacccttttatttttcctcctcggttgtggggctacatgaagtccgggtgtttggattaagtgaatagtgcgagcgacgcctaagggatcgtttgtatggttgtaaactagtcattttcattaatgtgtgtttataacaattcacaatccataattaatccaacgtcaccgggactcaacgaatacacctgtcgtaacgaaataacaagatataaatcatttgatgcaaagtattaggaaaacatcgggttttcctagggttttcaattaatacgcCTACGAGTTAcgtaccgagttttacaaattgtacttttacatttatagaaacaaacaagcatacttacggatcttcacactttttatactaagttcttttcagaaaatatcggattttctggtgattttcaaaacaatacaaaccactatatttcaaacattacttatgaactcaccaacatttcatatgttgacgtttttcaaaatacttgtattctcaggtaacaggtaaatcgaaaaggaaaaatgtactcagtaacgtcttactgttgttttaattagtaccgaacaatttacttttgggcatgtaatattatggatcaatgtactgaatgtaaacgctaccagttgtaatattccaatgcttggtaatgtatgatgttatgtttcatgtatattcattgtgatcatattcaattgagtcacaatagccctcggacttTTCCgacgtctggttcgggggtgtgacaggttggtatcagagctctgtttatagtgaactagcatatctaaccatacattgatatgcaactataaaccaaaagagggactaacataactctgaacaaaacaagtaaaatacaacaataaaacacctttgcttgcattagggataaggaccataacgccgaaccaaacaagataatgctagtatctcggttaatttaggactgttcttagtggtaccaaggagtggatgtagcctgatcaactacattctctccaaattataactaacacacgttctgatgagatcgtgatagctagggaacctaaaaactatacccctttatcaccaaaaagagaacgtctgtttagtatATATCATAGTCGTGGGAGTGACGATAGTTTATACTTACCCCCAGTCGTCATGGAGGGAAATCAGTCGGGGATccagtttcatcaagtcctagtggctcacgggatgcttgaagatgaaccagaagggaatccagaggaagcacacgacgtcggacctgacgaatacatagacattgactacgaatttggagagaccgACGACGACGCCGAGGAAGGGCAAGACCGGGACAAGGATCACATCCCGTTGTGTGAGAACGAGgcgcaaccagaccaccccgctccaccaatgaaccccccaagggagaaccgttcccccgaagctgagatcgccgcactgcgacaacagttgtatgctatggaggcccgggcagtgcgagctgagcatgagagggatgaggttattggagacatgacggATATGGCTCAGTTACtggcacaaaatttcggcatatgaccccgccactacgtaggacgcagctcatcgcgattagggatagacttatcttagtaggtcactaggaactatgctatgtaccccgactctatgtttaagtgactacactactcatagagccgttatgctatcgaactagtgtcactcatgtatgctcttacgagcaaatttttcatatatcaaatgcagataatattagtaaacatttatgtgctttgttatgatattacaaactgctatgtgttgagaatctatgattgtatgttaaatggtaggagtgtttaagttcgtaccttgcacctagtcagtagggtcaCAACCTCCCAGAAACCCCATACACTCAACatatttccgtttcatgacagaaagatgcctcgccgacctactcgcggaaaccctggaccaaccccacccgaagttgactccactgcattccaggcggccgtgtttgctgcggtcaccgcagctatggcacaacttcaccaagggaataacggaggaggcaacAGGCAAGGGGTCGGGAGTtcaaacaacgggatgaatcaaggacccaccaaaacatgtacctacaaggactttacaaatgccaaaccacgaacttttaacggcactggaggagtgatcactcttaagcgatggatcgagaaggtggaatcggtattcgagatatgcgattgtcctgaggagatgaaagtgaagttcgcagcctgcacttttgtcgatcaagagctcacctggtggaacggacatgtggaggccatgacactccctgtagccaactccatgccgtgggcggagatgaaagaaatgttgatggctgaatactgcccacgaggtgagattcataaaatggagcaggagctgtggaacctcactatgcagaatgcgaatatcgatgcttacatatcgagatttagtgaactatctctgttgtgcccgggtatgatcacctcggaaggaaagaagattgagcgattcatctagggactaacatcaccaatccaaggaaatgtgatagcttcaaaccccgaaacatttgacagtgcaaaaagattggcgaagaagctgtatgaccgtaacaacaagaagggtgagaagccagcggaggctgaaggcaagaaggaaggtgatggcaagaaaggaaagaacaacaagaggaaggggcgtcagggcctcGAAACCTCTAAAAAgtagcagacagtggcagttaatgctgtcaccgcaccggttccaaccacaccacatgctccagcctcagccgcttcaaatgctcccagaccttattccggtaatcttcccaagtgcaacaaatgcggtttccatcacaatggagaatgcaaggagttgcagtgcaccagttgtaaccgaaggggacacacggcgAAGTACTGCAGGAactaccctccccagaaccaacaacagggaaacagcaacaacaacaacaatcgcaacaacaacaacatcactaCCGACGgccacaatgcagggcctagccacacctgctatgggtgtgggaggaccGGGCATTTCcaccgagactgccctaacaacaacaatccaggaaacggaggaacaggaaggatgctgaccatgggtcagggagaggcgattcaggaccccgctgttgttaccgatacgtttcccctaaaccacacttatgcatgcatcttatttgacaccggagcggaacaaagtttcgtaagcaataagtttaaacatttattaaaacaacagccccagaagctaaatgaaacctttatggtggaaatggccaatgggaacaccgaatccaccggggaaatctacatcggatgtaccctaaccctaaatcaacacgtctttcgaatagacttaatgcctgtattaattaggagtttcgatgtgattattggcatggacaggttaagcccccaccatgctgaaattatgcgtcacgagaaggtcgttcgccttcgccttcccaatcacgaaaccctagtaatttacggagacaaacctagcat is a window of Lactuca sativa cultivar Salinas chromosome 1, Lsat_Salinas_v11, whole genome shotgun sequence DNA encoding:
- the LOC111916686 gene encoding myb-related protein 1, whose protein sequence is MYNHHHHHQRKNIHSTSRMSITPDRHLFLQGEGDSGLVLSTDAKPRLKWTPDLHERFIEAVNQLGGADKATPKSVLKLMGIQGLTLYHLKSHLQKYRLSKNQYRQTNNSGGTNKVDIVTPVGDAIGETNGPHMSSSSVCPQTYKNLQISEAIQMQIEVQKRLHEQLEVQRHLQLRIEAQGKYLQAVLEKAQETLGRQKLGTAGLEATKVQLSELVSKVSTQCLNSAFSGIKDLSMHRHHPTDYSIDSSLTYYEGQQNEQEMMGLTPSKSKKVDNEPENAWCEETKRNKKFDLSMSVGGFNNNEWNTSRRYTDEKFMDGDEEAIFMDQITKTKTDSVRLENMEMSQKFQLPYFEQKLDLNAHDENDAASSHKQFDLNGLSW